The sequence ACCGCTTTCAAATCCGAATCGAAAGTTCAATCCGATTCCGGCCACGCCCAAACCGCTTCTCAGCAAGGCATCGGCGAAATGCAGTGGGCTGATTCCTTGTTCATCACGAGCCAAGTACTCGCCACAGGGTTGATCCAACGACATCAACACGGGTGTGTTGGGATCACAACGACGAATCGTCTGCAACACGCCGATTGAAAATCGCATGACTTGTTCGTCATCCAAACCCAGCGGTCCGGCGACGTTCAATCCTGACGCGGCATTCCACAAATTCACTCGGCCGCGAAATTGCTCGACGGTTTTCTCGACGAACCCCATCATCGTCGACATCAATTTTTCGAAATCGTCTTCGAGCAGCGTCAGCCAATCGGGCAACAAGCCTTTGCGGTAATCAATGATTGGTCCGCCAATGACTCGCAATCCCATTTGGGCACACGCGGTCAAGGCTTCGTCGACGGGTTCGTAGTTGGGTCGGCCGGAATCCGTTTCAATTTCACCCCAACTGATGCGAACGGCGGCGGCGTTGAACGCTCGCGCGATCGTGGTTTGTTCGTCGATGGATCCGGATGCGGTGCCGGATTGGATGTCGTGGGTGACTTCCGTGGCAGGCAGAGGCGGCAGGACTCCCACGGCCAACATGGTGCAAAGCCGGCTTTCGCGACTGCGTCGGTAGGCAACGGATTGAGTGGAAAACAGCTCCCCCAATTCGCTGGATGCTAATTCCAGGGACTCGATCGCTTCCAAAGCCGCATCCACGCAGGCGGGATCATCCGGTGCACACTGCGCGGCGTCGAGGAACCGTTTGGTGCCGCGGGTCAACAAATCGTCGAAGCGATCGTTCAGGACCAATCCGCCACGCTGCCACACGTCGGCTTGAACACGAACGCGATAACAACTGCCGCGGGCCAATTCGACAAACAACCGATGGGCGGAATCCAAACACCGCAGACTGCACGTGCTGAGTTGGCGATAGCCGATCGATGGAATGGGACAGGTCAAAAACAGCTTGGCCGAAGTGTCGACTCCGCGAGTCAGCGTGAACCGCCCATCCGAGTAGGAATTGCGGGATTGCCAGGGCACGCCTTCGATGCCGCAGAGGTACGCGTCTTCCCAACGACTCGACAAAAAGAGCTCGTTTGCTGCATCAGGGACATTGAAATGCATTTGCCCCATGGCAACCAACGCTTCAAAAAATCAAACGAATTCGAATCAAGTGGGGTCCAACAGGACCGGAATGGAACGCCCCAAACCAAATGAACGAGAATGCAAAGCCTGCTTGGCGATGCATGGGCCCCGTCGCGGCTCACATGGTAGTCGGTTCGGTCTCTTTTCGCGAGATGGCAGGATCCGCCCCCTAATCCTCCCAAACGGTTGATCGCGTTGGGTTGCGGCATCGCGTCCAAACGTCTGCGCGTGTACCCTGTTTCGCTCGTTTTTGAATCGCTCCCGCTGAAAAGCAAACTGAGAAGCAACACGAATGGACTGGATCGCGGAAGACCAACTCGGGTCGCTAGGATTGCTGATGGGCGAGGCGGTGGAGCGTCTCGTGGATTCTCACGATGAAGGCTTCGATTCGCGAGC is a genomic window of Rhodopirellula halodulae containing:
- a CDS encoding glycoside hydrolase family 10, yielding MGQMHFNVPDAANELFLSSRWEDAYLCGIEGVPWQSRNSYSDGRFTLTRGVDTSAKLFLTCPIPSIGYRQLSTCSLRCLDSAHRLFVELARGSCYRVRVQADVWQRGGLVLNDRFDDLLTRGTKRFLDAAQCAPDDPACVDAALEAIESLELASSELGELFSTQSVAYRRSRESRLCTMLAVGVLPPLPATEVTHDIQSGTASGSIDEQTTIARAFNAAAVRISWGEIETDSGRPNYEPVDEALTACAQMGLRVIGGPIIDYRKGLLPDWLTLLEDDFEKLMSTMMGFVEKTVEQFRGRVNLWNAASGLNVAGPLGLDDEQVMRFSIGVLQTIRRCDPNTPVLMSLDQPCGEYLARDEQGISPLHFADALLRSGLGVAGIGLNFRFGFESGDTHPRSAVEFGQIIDRWATLNAPLMVQLSVAGAPGKDAAARLPMQTRPLSPEINGEPDAWAKAQFDFVQPLIQTLLSKQVVHAVVWDGWSDQHPHMTPHAGVIDAKGRPRPMLAYLTKVREEMLM